In Anthocerotibacter panamensis C109, the sequence GCTCTCGTTCTTGACTGGCTGCTGAATCGCATGGGTTGTGCGTCGGGCATCCAGAGCCATGGCGGTGTCCTTGTCCGCGCTGGCGCGCAACCACGCTTGCCAACTGGGATTGAAGTGGTCGGTGGCCTTGGTCCCCATCCAGGAGGCGAAGCCCTCGTTGAGCCAGAGATTATCCCACCAAGCCATGGTCACCAAGTCCCCAAACCATTGGTGGGCCATTTCGTGGGCGATGACACTATAGATATCTTCGCGGGTCTGCTGGGAAGAGCGATTGGGGTCGTAGAGGAGGATCGCTTCGTTATAGACAATCCCGCCCCAGTTCTCCATCGCGCCGCTGAAGCCTCCAGGAACGGCAATTTGGTCGAGTTTGGGCAGGGGATACTTCACCCCAAAGTAGTCATTGTAGTAAGACAGCAGTTGCTTGGTCGCCTGGAGCGCATAACGGCCCTGTTCTTTTTTGCCCTGAGTGGTGATGACGCGTACTTTTACGCCATCCACTTCGTCTTCCAGCGCTTCGAGTTCCCCGGCGACCAGAACCATCAGGTAGCTCGACATCTTGGGGGTGCGCGCAAAGGTAACCGACTTGAGGCCCTTACCCGCAGGCTTTTCTTGGAGCATGGGCATATTGGAGGTCGCTAGCCAGTTTTGGGGGACGACTACCGTCAATTGATAGGTAGCGCGGTAGACAGGTTCGTCCCAGCTCGGGAACATGCGGCGGGCATCCGTGGGCTCCATCTGAGTCGCCAGGAGCATCTTCTCCCCCTTAGCTGTCAGGTAGCGGTCATAGTAGAGCCCCTGAGGTTGGGGACCGATTTTACCTGCAAACGAGAGGACCAAGCGATGGACGCCAGGGGTAACCACCTTGGGGAACGTCAGGGTGACCGTCTGCTGGTCAGCATGGGTCTGAATCGTGGCGGTCTGCCCTTGCTCCGCCACCAATTCGGCACGGCGGACCGTCAGCTCCAAAGCATTGAGGACCAAGGTCTTGCTCGCCTTTTGGACATCGATGTCAATGGTTTCGGAGCCTTGGGTGGTCAAGGATTTGAGGTCAGGGGTGAGTGTGATGGCATAGTGGCGAGGCTGGGCGATCTTGGGCAATTGTCCAGGGGTCGTGTCAAAAGAAAAAGCTGCTTCCGCCCCAGCAGGGCGGACAGTCCCCAGCCCCAGGCAGGTCAGGAGCACCATACAAAACAAGCGATAGTTCAGCATCTGAGGTCTTCCCCCGCTGGCGTTTGGCCTCGGTGGTTTTTGAGACAGCGCTTCTCATAGTACTGTGGCCTATATCGATTAGGTGTCCATATCTCACAACTACGGAGTTCTCTGTGCAAAAGCCAAGGGCAGAATCCTTGAAAAGGCTACCTGATCCGTTCCATATCGTAGTAGATTTGAGAAAGGCAAGCGGATAAGCGCCAAATGCGTCAAAGTCCCCTTAGCCGGGATAGCTCAGTTGGTAGAGCAGAGGACTGAAAATCCTCGTGTCGCCGGTTCAAGTCCGGCTCCTGGCACTCCTTATACAAGCCACCAAACCCTCGCCAGCCGGGGGTTTGGCTTTTGGGACTAGAGTGGGATAGTCGGAGATAGTACAAGATGATAAGGGATAGATAGGGTTTCGAGTGGGCAAAAATAGTCAAAAGCTAGGCAAGCTACTGACCCCTGAAGCATTTGCCACGCTCCTAGCCCAGGCGAACCATGAGCTAGATGCGGCGCGGTGCCGGGTCGTCATTGAGCAGGTCGGCCAGCGGCTCCATCTACGGGGTACGCTCCCCCCGAAGCCAAGGAGTGGAAAGACTGCCCCCACTCAGCAGCGCATCAGTCTGGGGGTCGCTGCCACGGTGGAAGGGCTCAAGAGGGCGACCGCCGAGGCCCGGAAAGTTTCAGCGCTTTTGGACCTGAAAGAATTCTCATGGGAGCCATACCTGCGTAAGAAAGAGGAGGCCATCCCCGAGTCCCCCAGTGCCCGTACGGTGGGGCAGCTACTCCAGGAGTTTGAGAGTGACTATTTCACGCACCGTGCACGGACTACCAGCAAAGAGCACACATTCCTGGTTGAATACCGTCGCCCGTTGAGCAAGCTCCCCCAGGAACGAACCCTAGAGCGCGAGTCATGCCTTGCCTTGATCCGCCAACACGACCCCGATAGTCGGACCCGCCTGCGTATGGCGACGGCGCTGGGCCACTTGGCCCGCTTCGCTGGGGATGAGGCCCTCGCACAGGAACTGCTGGGGCTACGCGGCGGCTGGAGGTCGGCAGAGCATGAGATTAAAGACCTCCCCAGCGACAAAACTATCCAGGAGTGCTGGGCCAGTATCCCTGCCACGAGTGCCGCCTGGAAATGGGCCTATGGAATGCTTGCCACCTATGGCTTGCGGCCTCACGAAATCTGGCACCTAGACATCACTGAGCTAGAGGCTGGGGGGCAGGTGGTGAAAGTGGGCAATCACACCAAAACCGGACGGCGAGAAGTGTGGCCGTGCCACCCAGAATGGATAGAGATGTTTGACTTGCGGGCGGTGCAGGTGCCACCCTCTAGCAAGGCAGGAAGCGGTAACGCAGATATAGGCCACCGGGTAGCTGTCCAGTTTCAACGGTACAAAATCCCGCACCATCCCTATGCCCTACGCCATGCCTATGCTGTGCGGTTGATTGGCTACGGCATCGCAGACACCGTAGCTGCTCGGTGGATGGGCCATACGGCGCAGGTCCATCAAAGCATCTATCACGATTTCTTAGGACGGGCAAACCACGAGGAAATTTTTAACCGTGCGCTAGCAAGACCAGACCGACCCATACCCCCCGGCCTATCTGGGCTAGAGGGGGAATGAACCCAAGCGCTACGGCTCTAACCCCAAGTCCCGCAAGCGCTGGTCCAGGGCATCAACCGCTCTCGACCAGCGCGACGTGCTCAACCCTTACACGTCATTCTCTACCGGGCGGACCCGGTACCCGCCCCCTATAACCGCTATGTGCGCGTGGTCGGGAGTATCGAAGAACTGTGCGGGGTTACCCTCTCGCTCAAGAATAAGAGCAACGCCGCCCGGATGCTTGCTGCATGGCATAAGCACGGGACGCTCATTCTGCAATATTTCATTGAACACAAATCTCTCCCTGGTAAACGGGAAGTGCAGCGGTTGGCCGGAGGCTCTCGGGGACGTGCCGGTTCTATAACCCGCGCTCTGGAGTGGTTCAGCGCTCAGGTTTTACCTCAGCTAGAGGCAAATCCACGCCTCATTGAAGGGGCTCCAGAATTCCTTGACGCCTTACGCCTTGCTGCTTGCCAAACTTTTGAGGTCCAACCCCAGACCTCGATTTTACCTTTTAGCGATGAGGTGCTCCGAACCTACTGGGTGGAGCGTTACCGCCAGGGAGACGCTGTTGAACGTCTAGTGACCTGGATGTGTAGCGCCCACCTCGACCAAGCTATCCAACAGGGAATGCAGGCCATTATGCCCCTGATTGAAGTTTTGCGCAGGGTCTGTCAAAAAGCCCGCCCTAGTCTCACACGCCCACCTTAAAGTGATGCTCACCATGAGTAGAGGGCAGTAAAGGCTGTCCTCTACTTTGTCCTGTGTGTGGGTATCTCGAAAGGTCCAAAGGAGCCTTCCTCAAACAAAATGGAGCATTTTCCGGTCTGAATTGGCTGGATTTGCTATCCTTTCCCCTCCCACACACCAGGAATCCGGGTCATCCAACGCACTTGCCGACCACTTATATGGTCAGGGCTAAATTCACCTACCAGCAAAGGAGGTAAGGGCTAAAAACCATCATCAGAGTTCTCGGAGGTGGGAGAGAGCAGAAACAACAATCTGGTAAGGGCATGAATAAGAAATAATCCTGTAGCAGCACTGACCCGTAACGTTTGACTAAAAGCTTCATGGGTTGAAAGGATGTATGGATAAACCTTTGAACATATGAACCCTTTAAGCTATTATAAATGGGCAAACAGTTCTAGGGCTGAATATCTATGACAATTTCTGTCGCTGTTTTTAACCTCAAAGGAGGGACAACCAAAAGCACCACGACCCTGAATCTAGGGGCAGCACTCGCTTTGCTCAAGCTAAAGGTGGTGCTTTTGGATCTAGATGGGCAGCGTACCCTGTCTTTTGGATTGGGTGTGGACGGAAAGCAGCCCACAGTGTTGGATTGGTTCGACAGGAATGAACCTTTTGAACCTTTGATCCTGAACAAGTACCTAAGCATCGTGCCTGGAGACCTTGACATATTTCGGTGGCAGCCGCGACGCGAAAGCTTTCAACAAGTGCTGCGTCAGCTTACAGGCTATCAGGTAGTACTCTTCGACTGCCCACCCTCGCTGGTAGCTATCACCGGGCAAGTTCTCCTTCATACCGACCGCGTACTCCTACCAACGCTGTGTGAACCAGCCAGTCTCAAGGGAGTTTCAGAGGCAGTAAATCTTATTCGCCGCAGCCGGGACATCCCCATCGAGATTCTCAGGACGCGCTATCGTCCGCGATTGGTGCAGACTCAGCAGGCTGATGAGACTCTGGTTGAGGGGGCTGGAGACTTAGGGTACCGTCTCTTGTACACTACCATCCCGGAGAATGTGGCCGTAAGCGAAGCTATCGGCGCCCAGCAACCCGTGAGCATGTATGCTCCGAAGTCCCCTGGGGCAGTAGCTTATCAGGCCCTAGCGAAAGAGTGCCGCAAGTTATGGGGGGTCCAGTAGATGTCAGGCAGAAAACGACCTCGCTTGTCGCTTAGTGATTTTTCCGGCCTTGAAGAGCGTGGACCAGATGAAACACAGGAGGCAGAAGCTGTTTCTGCGCAGGTAGAGCAGGCGCTACCCGTCGTTAAACCTCCTCTCAAGAAGCCCAGGAAGAAGACGATCCAAACCGAGCTGAGCCTAGAACATCATCGGTGGTTGGTCGAGACGGCTGAACAAATCCGGTCCAATAGCACCGAGCCCACCCCTCCCGACCAGCGCTGCTATCCCCAACACCTAATCTCGGTTGCCATAGACATGTTACAAGCCAGTGGATTGGATTGGACCCGTGTCCAAGGGGTAAAGAACTTGAGAAAACAGTTAGGGCTTGAGCCCAACCCTTGAACTGTTAAAGAGTTCAAGGGTTGGGTCCAACATTAGTTGGGAACCCAGTGCTGAGGATACGCGGTCTGCTCAGGGTAGCCTATTGGGTACCTGTCCCCGAGGCTATATGTCCCTTCCTAATGCTGGAAGAAATATCCGTGCCTTAGCCCGTAGTCGTCGTTTTGATGCTTTGCTGTATTTCATTTTTGCGGTAGGTGTAGCCGCAGCACCTTTCATGATCGCCACAGTGTTGAAACTAAAATTGCCCTCACTAGTCCTGTACTTGGGATTACCCATGGCCGCTT encodes:
- a CDS encoding ParA family protein, which produces MTISVAVFNLKGGTTKSTTTLNLGAALALLKLKVVLLDLDGQRTLSFGLGVDGKQPTVLDWFDRNEPFEPLILNKYLSIVPGDLDIFRWQPRRESFQQVLRQLTGYQVVLFDCPPSLVAITGQVLLHTDRVLLPTLCEPASLKGVSEAVNLIRRSRDIPIEILRTRYRPRLVQTQQADETLVEGAGDLGYRLLYTTIPENVAVSEAIGAQQPVSMYAPKSPGAVAYQALAKECRKLWGVQ
- a CDS encoding site-specific integrase, producing MGKNSQKLGKLLTPEAFATLLAQANHELDAARCRVVIEQVGQRLHLRGTLPPKPRSGKTAPTQQRISLGVAATVEGLKRATAEARKVSALLDLKEFSWEPYLRKKEEAIPESPSARTVGQLLQEFESDYFTHRARTTSKEHTFLVEYRRPLSKLPQERTLERESCLALIRQHDPDSRTRLRMATALGHLARFAGDEALAQELLGLRGGWRSAEHEIKDLPSDKTIQECWASIPATSAAWKWAYGMLATYGLRPHEIWHLDITELEAGGQVVKVGNHTKTGRREVWPCHPEWIEMFDLRAVQVPPSSKAGSGNADIGHRVAVQFQRYKIPHHPYALRHAYAVRLIGYGIADTVAARWMGHTAQVHQSIYHDFLGRANHEEIFNRALARPDRPIPPGLSGLEGE